A genomic window from Pseudomonadota bacterium includes:
- a CDS encoding ATPase, whose protein sequence is MKNLFQRVSQAPTRPPSAAGGPKTFDVADLYRGPIDAGEPVDTATGLDEKLRQAYFWIVNHAIISPHYDIEYNTTPPQRYQIGDSKAVVTLPTGQSYSSFVLLPLLNFAVRRRCLLVGGPGRGKTASAVLMGLLAGYPLDEVHRAIQHGQPQMTISDLLGNPLPADLIGAQSMSDIRISWRKWLGMRVKIIDEYNRIPTRTQSALLTVLADNYAEILDHTYECPEAAWYLTANDDAGGGTYAVIEALRDRIDVTVHALHFNSRFVRDLLVRVEEGLRPEQVMPQRLVFTVAEMDAMKNAIRQVTLPAPLRRRLEFFASQFELCELGGAQIEYRTKDTVKLAGADFATLSAQETGRDRLRDLGTQTRNGVSVRALMSALEFAKALAWFRGNASVELDDLRNVLPFVLHDKLEPNHEAPFFDAPGNGIYRVDRVSWLRLLFDSACAEYDRLQLDTADPVAALQEELAQGLDGVSENEARARIVRIERLMAEQARGAKLYGHVYDDVLALKYMHQRYTNYLSWLQWSS, encoded by the coding sequence CTGAAGAACCTGTTCCAGAGAGTCTCCCAGGCCCCCACGCGCCCCCCGTCGGCCGCGGGCGGGCCCAAGACCTTCGACGTGGCCGACCTCTACCGCGGGCCCATCGACGCGGGCGAGCCGGTCGACACGGCAACGGGTCTCGATGAGAAGCTGCGTCAGGCCTACTTCTGGATCGTCAACCACGCCATCATCAGCCCCCACTACGACATCGAGTACAACACCACGCCTCCCCAGCGCTACCAGATCGGTGACAGCAAAGCCGTGGTCACGCTCCCCACGGGGCAGTCGTATTCGAGCTTCGTGCTGCTGCCGCTGCTCAACTTCGCAGTGCGCCGCCGCTGCCTGCTGGTGGGCGGACCGGGCCGCGGGAAGACGGCCAGCGCGGTGCTCATGGGACTGCTCGCCGGCTATCCCCTCGATGAGGTGCATCGCGCCATCCAGCACGGCCAGCCGCAGATGACCATCTCTGACCTGCTCGGCAACCCGCTTCCGGCAGACCTCATCGGTGCGCAGAGCATGAGCGACATCCGCATCTCGTGGCGCAAGTGGCTCGGCATGCGGGTCAAGATCATCGACGAGTACAACCGCATCCCCACCCGCACCCAATCCGCCCTGCTCACCGTGCTGGCCGACAACTACGCCGAGATCCTCGACCACACCTACGAATGTCCAGAGGCGGCCTGGTACCTCACCGCCAACGACGACGCCGGCGGGGGAACCTACGCGGTGATCGAGGCCCTGCGCGATCGCATCGACGTGACCGTGCATGCGCTCCACTTCAACTCGCGGTTCGTTCGCGACCTTCTGGTGCGCGTCGAGGAGGGGCTGCGTCCCGAGCAGGTGATGCCGCAGCGCCTCGTCTTCACCGTGGCCGAGATGGACGCCATGAAGAACGCCATCCGGCAGGTGACGCTCCCCGCGCCGCTGCGACGAAGGCTCGAGTTCTTCGCGAGCCAGTTCGAGCTGTGCGAGCTCGGCGGGGCCCAGATCGAGTACCGCACGAAAGACACCGTGAAGCTCGCCGGCGCTGACTTCGCCACCCTCTCGGCGCAGGAGACGGGCCGCGATCGCCTGCGCGATCTGGGCACCCAGACCCGCAACGGCGTCTCGGTGCGGGCCCTCATGAGCGCCCTCGAATTCGCCAAAGCCCTCGCCTGGTTTCGCGGAAACGCCAGCGTCGAGCTCGACGATCTGCGCAACGTGCTGCCCTTCGTGCTGCACGACAAGCTCGAGCCGAACCACGAGGCGCCGTTCTTCGACGCGCCCGGCAACGGCATCTATCGCGTTGACCGCGTCTCGTGGCTGCGCCTGCTCTTCGACAGCGCCTGCGCCGAGTACGACCGATTGCAGCTCGACACCGCCGATCCGGTGGCGGCCCTGCAGGAAGAGCTGGCGCAAGGCCTCGACGGGGTGAGCGAGAACGAGGCCCGGGCGCGCATCGTGCGCATCGAGCGCCTCATGGCCGAGCAGGCGCGCGGCGCCAAGCTCTATGGTCACGTCTATGACGACGTGCTGGCGCTCAAGT
- a CDS encoding pyrimidine 5'-nucleotidase, whose product MQHIEHYIFDLDDTLYPATNGMFAQISERITRRVAETLQLPPDEARAVQKQYWKQYGTSLRGLIVNHDVDAEAFLADVHDVPVEAFLTRDEALRSMLLRLPGRRHVFTNSPREYACRVLAALGVDDLFENVFDIRHSDLRPKPDPHAYARLLDAIGAPASTCLFVDDAPRNLPPARDRGMLTVWLRSPHSMAGGSPGLSVASADDAPAHLTIDTLAQLEGALSRHVTPRP is encoded by the coding sequence ATGCAGCACATCGAGCACTACATCTTCGACCTCGACGACACCCTCTATCCGGCCACCAACGGAATGTTCGCCCAGATCTCAGAGCGCATCACCCGTCGCGTCGCCGAGACCCTCCAGCTTCCCCCCGACGAGGCCCGAGCCGTGCAGAAGCAGTACTGGAAGCAGTACGGCACCTCGCTGCGCGGACTCATCGTGAACCATGATGTTGACGCCGAGGCGTTTCTGGCCGACGTGCACGACGTGCCCGTCGAAGCCTTCCTGACCCGAGACGAAGCGCTGCGATCGATGCTGCTGCGGCTGCCTGGGCGTCGACACGTGTTCACCAACAGCCCACGTGAATACGCCTGCCGCGTGCTCGCCGCGCTGGGCGTCGACGATCTCTTCGAGAACGTGTTCGACATCCGGCACTCCGACCTGCGTCCCAAGCCCGACCCGCACGCCTACGCGCGACTGCTCGACGCCATCGGCGCCCCCGCCAGCACCTGCCTGTTCGTCGACGATGCGCCACGCAACCTGCCCCCTGCCCGCGATCGCGGCATGCTCACCGTGTGGCTGCGCTCCCCGCACTCGATGGCCGGCGGATCGCCCGGGCTGAGCGTGGCGTCGGCCGACGACGCACCTGCCCATCTGACCATCGACACCCTTGCACAGCTCGAAGGTGCGCTGAGCCGGCACGTCACACCCCGTCCCTGA
- a CDS encoding SAM-dependent methyltransferase, producing the protein MTDNVDIETLDHLAGSWRIHQLKGGHRFSADDVLTAWTAARARPGSRRLLDLGCGIGSVGLLTLWRMAPEATLIGVEAQEISASLARKTVIHNDLAHRVDIRLGDLRDAHVLAGEARFELITGSPPYFPASKATLSPHPQRAAARVELRGDVFDYCEAAARNLRPDGVFCLCHAGTDPRPEQAIARAGLTLRERRDVVARHGHPPLISLFVCGFGGERRDAEPFIIREETGRWTDAYIDMRREMGTEVWNVR; encoded by the coding sequence ATGACCGACAACGTCGACATCGAGACCCTCGATCACCTGGCTGGCAGCTGGCGCATCCACCAGCTCAAAGGGGGGCACCGGTTCTCCGCCGATGACGTGCTCACCGCCTGGACAGCGGCGCGAGCGAGGCCCGGTTCGCGCCGTCTGCTCGACCTGGGATGCGGCATCGGATCGGTGGGCCTGCTCACCCTGTGGCGCATGGCTCCCGAGGCCACCCTCATAGGCGTTGAGGCGCAAGAGATCAGCGCGTCGCTCGCGCGCAAGACGGTGATTCACAACGACCTCGCACATCGGGTCGACATCCGCCTGGGCGATCTCCGCGACGCGCACGTGCTCGCGGGAGAGGCCCGCTTCGAGCTGATCACGGGCAGCCCCCCCTACTTCCCGGCGTCGAAGGCCACCCTGTCCCCGCATCCGCAGCGCGCCGCCGCGAGGGTCGAGCTGCGGGGAGATGTGTTCGACTACTGCGAGGCCGCTGCTCGGAACCTGAGACCTGACGGCGTGTTCTGCCTCTGCCACGCCGGCACCGACCCGCGCCCCGAGCAGGCCATCGCCCGCGCAGGCCTGACCCTGCGCGAGCGCCGCGACGTGGTGGCACGCCACGGTCATCCCCCGCTCATCTCGCTCTTCGTCTGTGGGTTCGGCGGCGAGCGTCGAGATGCCGAGCCCTTCATCATCCGAGAAGAGACAGGCCGCTGGACCGACGCCTACATCGACATGCGCCGAGAGATGGGCACCGAAGTCTGGAACGTTCGCTGA
- a CDS encoding dipeptide epimerase has translation MRSSSTRIRSVEAEPLDVPLIEPFVIAIGRLDQVRNVLITVTLENGVIGYGEAAPLEPINGENQATVLAVAQTLGPLLVGRDVSEWRSLSTFMAGIFGAQCAARAAIEMAFLDALTKTMGVPLYTFFGGVKAEVETDISIPIVTAAHARELAAAIAAQGVRVIKLKVGSGLDDDVARALAVAQGAPTCALTLDANQGYTASEAVELVRRLRNHNVRVRLFEQPVARDDLFGLKFVTEQCRVPVAADETVASAADALQVAATRSAHVVNVKLMKSGIVEAIDIVAVCRTGHLGLMIGGMIETKLAMCCSAHFAAGNGGFEFVDLDTPLLLAEDPFDGGWVREGGRYRLDHITAGIGCWPRGRPQGTLAS, from the coding sequence ATGCGATCGTCGTCAACCCGTATCCGGTCAGTCGAGGCCGAGCCCCTCGATGTGCCCCTCATCGAGCCGTTTGTCATCGCCATCGGACGCCTGGACCAGGTGCGCAACGTGCTCATCACGGTGACGCTCGAGAATGGCGTCATCGGGTATGGCGAGGCGGCGCCACTCGAACCCATCAACGGCGAGAACCAGGCGACCGTTCTCGCGGTGGCGCAGACCCTGGGGCCGCTGCTCGTCGGGCGCGACGTGTCCGAGTGGCGCAGCCTCTCGACGTTCATGGCGGGCATCTTCGGCGCGCAGTGCGCCGCGCGCGCGGCCATCGAGATGGCCTTTCTCGATGCGCTCACCAAGACCATGGGAGTGCCGCTCTATACCTTCTTCGGAGGCGTGAAGGCCGAGGTCGAGACCGATATCAGCATTCCCATCGTCACGGCCGCGCATGCGCGTGAGCTCGCGGCGGCCATCGCCGCACAGGGCGTTCGCGTGATCAAGCTCAAGGTGGGAAGCGGCCTCGACGACGATGTGGCGCGCGCGCTGGCTGTCGCCCAGGGGGCCCCCACGTGCGCGCTCACCCTCGACGCCAATCAGGGCTACACGGCTTCTGAGGCGGTCGAGCTCGTGCGTCGGCTGCGCAACCACAACGTGCGCGTGCGCCTCTTCGAGCAGCCTGTCGCGCGCGATGACCTCTTCGGGCTGAAGTTCGTCACCGAGCAGTGCCGGGTACCCGTGGCGGCAGACGAGACCGTGGCCAGCGCGGCCGACGCGCTGCAGGTTGCGGCAACGCGCAGCGCCCACGTGGTGAACGTCAAGCTCATGAAGAGCGGCATCGTCGAGGCCATCGACATCGTGGCCGTCTGTCGCACGGGACACCTGGGGCTGATGATCGGCGGGATGATCGAGACCAAGCTCGCCATGTGCTGCTCCGCCCACTTTGCCGCGGGGAATGGCGGATTCGAGTTCGTCGATCTCGATACGCCGCTGCTGCTCGCCGAGGATCCGTTCGACGGGGGATGGGTGCGCGAGGGCGGGCGGTACCGCCTCGACCACATCACGGCCGGCATCGGGTGCTGGCCGCGCGGCCGTCCCCAGGGCACGCTCGCCTCGTAG